The genomic window CGGAGGCCACGCAGCGGGTGATGGCGGCACTGGAACGGCTTGATTTCCGCGCGGGGGCGGAGGCGGCGCTGCAGCTGGCGGTGGCCGCCAACGGCTACCTCAACGAGCAGGCCCCCTGGAGTCGCATGAAACGGCAGGAGGGGGTGGAGCAGGTGGCGGATGATCTCTACGCCGTGCTTGAGGCTGCCCGGATCGTGGCCCTGCTGATCGCCCCTTTACTGCCGGATCTGGCCGGGCGCATGCTGGTCCAGCTGGCGCAGGCCCCCGTGCTCAGCGGTGCGCCTGAGCCGGCCCCCGCCGGCAACCCCGCCAATCCGCCATGGAGCGAACGGCTGCGCTGGGGTGGCTTAGTGGCGGGCACACCCCTGCCTGAGCCGGCGCCGGTGATGGCCCGCCTCGAGCTGGAGGAAGCGCTTTGATCGCTTCCCGCTCCACACGCCGCAGCGGCCTTCTGCTGCTGGTGCTGCTGCTGGGGGTGCCGTTGTTCGGTTGTGCGCGCAGCGCCAGAACGCCGGCCAAACCGCAGCCGTTCGTGTTCCGCGCCCTCAACCTCCGCCAGCAGGATGCCAAGGGGCGACCCAGCTGGGAGCTGACCAGCCCTGAAGCCCGCTACGACCTGCAGCGCCGCGTGGCCACCGCCAGGCAACCGCGCGGTGTGATCTATGCGGCCGGCAAGCCGCGCTACCGCATCCAGGCCGGCAGCGGCACCGTGATCAACGACGGCGAGGTGATCCAGCTGGAGGGGAAGGTGAGCATCGTGGTGATCGGCCCCCAGGGCGCCACGATCACGGGCGATCGCGTCCGCTGGACGCCAGCCCGCTCCCTGATTGAGATCAGCGGGAGGCCCGTTGCCACCGACCGCTCCACCCGCCTGACGGCGGAGCGCGCCCGTTTCCTGATCGCCGAAGACAAGCTGGAACTGCGCGGATCTCCCCGTCTGCTCCAGCCGGGCCTCAACCTGCTCACCCGCGAAGCCGACTGGTATCCGCCGAGCGGCAATCTGAAGGCGGCCGGGCCGGTGCTGGCGCTGAGGCAGCAGCCCGGCAAGCCCGCCCAGCGCCTCACCGCATCAGCACTGGAGGGCAACACGCGCGAGCAGGTGTTCGACGGGATCGCGCCGGTGCAGTTCCTTGACCCCGCCGCCAAGACGGAGATCGCCGCTGGGCGAACCCGCTGGAACCTGGAGAAGCAATGGATTTCCAGCGCCGAACCCTTCACGGGCCGCTTCGATCAGCTCACGGTGCGCGGCAAGGCACTGGAAGCGAATCTGGCGGACACCACGGCCTTCATCCCCGCCGGCTGCGATGTGCGCCAACCAGGCGAGTGGTTGCAGGCCAACGTCTGCCGGTGGAACTGGACCTCGAAAGAGGTTCAGGCCCAGGGGGCCGTGCGGCTGGAACGCGAGGCGAACCGGCAGATCACCCGCAGCGAAGCGCTCAGCGGCCA from Synechococcus sp. MW101C3 includes these protein-coding regions:
- the lptC gene encoding LPS export ABC transporter periplasmic protein LptC, giving the protein MIASRSTRRSGLLLLVLLLGVPLFGCARSARTPAKPQPFVFRALNLRQQDAKGRPSWELTSPEARYDLQRRVATARQPRGVIYAAGKPRYRIQAGSGTVINDGEVIQLEGKVSIVVIGPQGATITGDRVRWTPARSLIEISGRPVATDRSTRLTAERARFLIAEDKLELRGSPRLLQPGLNLLTREADWYPPSGNLKAAGPVLALRQQPGKPAQRLTASALEGNTREQVFDGIAPVQFLDPAAKTEIAAGRTRWNLEKQWISSAEPFTGRFDQLTVRGKALEANLADTTAFIPAGCDVRQPGEWLQANVCRWNWTSKEVQAQGAVRLEREANRQITRSEALSGQVGKDGTVEFVSPGARVFTELTVPPRAPGPARKRPPVSF